A section of the Leptospira kobayashii genome encodes:
- the ftsH gene encoding ATP-dependent zinc metalloprotease FtsH, giving the protein MNKNIKNVFLFLLVILLVLAVWYRPDSLGSRPDEISYSEFLNMVEPVEGKKQIGKITSKDGKDITNKSQITIDRELIEGWYIPSDSKDNKPKAFKTNIAPVNEDLITKLRKQRLSFTAKSTEENKFWSVVSSIIPWIFALGIIWFIMMRQLQATGNKAFTFGKSKAKMNVDPKIKITFNDVAGCDEAKVELQEIIEFLKDPKKFHAIGARIPKGVLLVGPPGTGKTLLAKAVSGEAGVPFFSISGSDFVEMFVGVGASRVRDLFDQGKKNAPCIIFIDEIDAVGRLRGAGLGGGHDEREQTLNQMLVEMDGFEMNEGVIVMAATNRADVLDPALLRPGRFDRQVIVDLPDLRGREEILQVHAKKVPMVSDISVNSIARGTPGFTGADLANLINEAALLAARRNKKRVTQEELEEARDKVMMGPERKSMLISDKEKEMTAYHEAGHALLGTLLPYTEPVHKVTIIPRGRSLGLTQSLPVEDRHSYKKQYCLDRIVMSMGGYIAEELIFGDPSNGSSNDIQQATNIARRMVCEWGMSEKLGTINYGGPENSPFIGRDYGHSSKPYSEEFAAMIDQEVRRIVQTSLDKGRDLVRKNVKKLDAIAKALLAKETIDSQELMAIVHPSGEKIEEEKKKSVSSSKKTKGATSTKPAYSA; this is encoded by the coding sequence ATGAATAAAAACATCAAAAATGTATTTCTGTTCTTACTTGTAATACTATTAGTATTAGCTGTCTGGTACAGACCGGACTCCCTTGGATCTCGTCCTGACGAGATCAGTTACTCCGAATTCCTCAATATGGTAGAACCGGTTGAAGGTAAAAAACAAATCGGAAAAATAACTTCGAAAGACGGGAAAGATATCACCAACAAATCTCAGATCACGATTGATCGTGAATTGATTGAAGGTTGGTATATCCCTTCCGATTCGAAAGACAACAAACCGAAAGCTTTCAAAACTAACATCGCACCGGTGAACGAGGATTTGATTACCAAACTTCGTAAACAAAGATTATCCTTTACTGCGAAGTCCACCGAAGAGAATAAATTCTGGAGTGTTGTTTCCAGTATCATTCCTTGGATCTTTGCCCTTGGTATCATCTGGTTCATCATGATGAGACAACTGCAAGCTACAGGAAACAAAGCATTCACATTCGGTAAGTCCAAAGCCAAAATGAATGTTGATCCTAAAATCAAAATTACATTCAACGATGTGGCCGGTTGTGATGAAGCAAAAGTAGAATTGCAAGAGATCATTGAATTTTTAAAAGACCCTAAAAAGTTCCATGCCATTGGCGCTAGAATTCCTAAAGGTGTACTACTTGTCGGTCCTCCGGGAACAGGTAAAACCTTACTTGCGAAAGCAGTTTCAGGAGAAGCGGGAGTTCCTTTCTTCTCAATCTCCGGTTCCGATTTCGTGGAAATGTTCGTGGGTGTAGGTGCTTCCCGAGTACGCGATTTATTCGACCAAGGAAAAAAGAACGCACCTTGTATCATCTTTATCGATGAGATCGACGCAGTAGGAAGACTTCGTGGTGCAGGACTTGGCGGCGGTCACGATGAAAGAGAACAAACTCTCAATCAAATGTTAGTCGAGATGGACGGATTTGAAATGAACGAAGGTGTTATAGTGATGGCAGCAACTAACCGTGCTGATGTGCTTGACCCTGCTTTGCTTCGTCCGGGCCGATTTGACAGACAAGTCATCGTGGATTTACCCGACCTGCGAGGACGGGAAGAAATTCTGCAAGTTCATGCCAAAAAAGTTCCTATGGTATCCGATATTTCCGTCAATTCGATTGCACGTGGAACCCCTGGTTTTACAGGAGCGGATCTTGCCAACTTGATCAACGAAGCCGCGTTACTTGCTGCTCGTAGAAACAAAAAAAGAGTCACTCAGGAAGAACTGGAAGAAGCTCGCGATAAAGTGATGATGGGACCGGAACGCAAATCAATGCTGATTTCCGACAAGGAAAAGGAAATGACCGCTTATCATGAAGCAGGTCACGCACTTCTCGGAACACTCCTTCCTTATACGGAACCTGTACATAAAGTAACAATCATTCCTAGAGGGAGATCTTTGGGTTTAACTCAGTCTTTACCGGTAGAAGATCGTCATTCTTACAAAAAACAATACTGTTTGGATCGAATCGTAATGTCTATGGGTGGTTATATCGCCGAAGAACTTATATTTGGCGATCCATCGAATGGTTCCAGCAATGACATCCAACAAGCAACCAATATCGCCCGCAGAATGGTCTGTGAATGGGGAATGTCTGAAAAACTAGGAACAATTAATTACGGTGGACCGGAAAACTCTCCGTTTATCGGAAGAGATTACGGTCATAGCAGCAAACCGTATTCGGAAGAATTTGCAGCGATGATTGACCAGGAAGTTCGCAGAATTGTACAAACTTCTTTGGACAAAGGAAGAGACTTGGTTCGCAAAAACGTGAAGAAACTGGATGCAATCGCCAAAGCTCTGCTTGCAAAAGAAACAATAGATAGTCAGGAATTGATGGCCATCGTTCATCCTTCCGGTGAAAAAATAGAAGAGGAAAAAAAGAAATCAGTATCTTCTTCTAAAAAAACAAAAGGCGCAACTTCTACAAAACCAGCTTATTCAGCTTAG
- the pth gene encoding aminoacyl-tRNA hydrolase — protein MKLIVGLGNPGDKYNNNRSNIGFKILDVIANNIGLEIKTKKKKSLIGRGDFEGDEVVLLKPQTFSDLSGESVLYIASFLKIQVKDIVLIHEDLDLELGQIVVTKGGESVGHPGVDSVSVSLRSPNFIRIRIGVRNSKYNPKKREEFLRDDFEPLENLSLIQIINDAEAAIRSISMGDIDEVIQKYHL, from the coding sequence ATGAAGCTGATAGTAGGCCTGGGCAATCCAGGAGATAAATACAATAACAATCGTTCTAACATTGGTTTTAAGATTCTCGATGTCATAGCCAACAACATTGGCCTCGAAATCAAAACGAAGAAGAAAAAATCTCTGATCGGAAGGGGTGATTTTGAGGGGGACGAAGTGGTTCTCCTCAAACCTCAGACTTTCAGTGACCTTTCCGGCGAATCCGTACTTTACATTGCCTCTTTTCTCAAAATCCAAGTAAAAGACATAGTTCTGATCCATGAGGATCTTGACCTGGAATTGGGGCAAATTGTGGTCACAAAAGGCGGAGAAAGCGTCGGCCACCCCGGTGTGGATTCGGTTTCCGTTTCCCTCCGGTCCCCCAATTTCATTCGAATTCGTATTGGGGTGCGCAATTCCAAATACAATCCGAAAAAAAGAGAAGAATTTTTACGTGATGATTTTGAGCCTCTTGAGAACTTAAGTCTGATTCAGATCATCAATGACGCGGAGGCCGCGATTCGATCGATTTCCATGGGGGATATCGACGAAGTGATTCAAAAATATCACCTCTGA
- a CDS encoding 50S ribosomal protein L25/general stress protein Ctc yields the protein MEKYSIKVQPRTLTGKGPARRLRTAGLVPANIIGSGQATSGTVVEKEIQKLIDSGIRKATLIELDLDGKTEKVFVKEVQRFPHTGKIRHIDFFKVTPGKKIITTVAIQTTGVAKGSKSGGQFEHLIHEIKVKSTPEDLTDVLTVDVTDLDVGMAIKVSNLPYPKSWDILINGDPIVTSCNKTKAILAAERAEKAEADAGGKKPAAKKAAKK from the coding sequence ATGGAAAAATATAGCATTAAAGTACAACCAAGAACTCTTACTGGCAAAGGTCCTGCAAGACGCCTTCGTACAGCAGGTTTAGTACCAGCAAATATCATCGGAAGTGGACAAGCAACTTCAGGCACTGTAGTTGAAAAAGAAATCCAAAAATTGATCGATTCTGGGATCAGAAAAGCAACCCTCATCGAACTTGACTTAGATGGTAAAACCGAAAAAGTATTTGTTAAAGAAGTACAAAGATTTCCTCACACTGGAAAAATCCGTCATATTGATTTTTTCAAAGTGACTCCTGGTAAAAAAATCATTACCACTGTTGCGATTCAAACAACAGGAGTTGCAAAAGGTTCAAAATCGGGCGGTCAATTCGAACATTTGATTCATGAAATCAAAGTTAAGTCGACTCCGGAAGACCTAACAGATGTTCTTACGGTAGATGTGACTGATCTTGATGTTGGGATGGCGATTAAAGTGTCCAACCTTCCTTATCCGAAATCTTGGGATATTTTGATCAACGGCGATCCGATTGTAACTTCCTGCAATAAGACGAAAGCGATTCTTGCTGCAGAAAGAGCGGAAAAAGCGGAAGCTGATGCCGGCGGTAAAAAACCCGCAGCAAAAAAAGCCGCTAAGAAGTAG
- a CDS encoding ribose-phosphate diphosphokinase, producing the protein MNPSEVAVFSGNANRPLAEEICQNLGIPNGQITVKRFSDGESAVKIEENVRGRDVFVVQSISYPANDSLMELLLIIDALRRASARRITAVLPYYGYGRQDRKVEPRVPISARVVADLIETVGPNRILTMDLHADQIQGFFHIPVDHLYFSPVLAEYINSLKLDDLVIVSPDSGGAERARNFGKKVNGSLAIIDKRRPKANESVVMNVIGDIKDKHCLILDDMIDTGGTIAKAANALYDNGAKSVMCCATHAVLSGEAPEKLNGAKFEQIVLSNSIAVPETKKINHLKTLSIAPLFAKAIERIHNEESISSLFS; encoded by the coding sequence ATGAATCCAAGTGAAGTTGCAGTATTTTCCGGAAATGCGAACCGCCCCTTAGCGGAAGAGATCTGTCAAAATTTAGGAATTCCTAACGGACAAATCACCGTAAAAAGATTTTCCGACGGAGAAAGCGCCGTCAAAATCGAAGAAAACGTTCGAGGCAGGGACGTATTTGTCGTTCAGTCCATCAGTTATCCGGCAAACGACAGTTTAATGGAACTTTTACTTATCATCGATGCACTTCGTCGCGCTTCGGCACGCCGGATTACAGCTGTTTTGCCTTATTACGGATACGGACGCCAGGATAGAAAAGTGGAACCAAGGGTTCCCATTTCAGCCCGTGTTGTTGCGGATTTGATCGAAACAGTCGGTCCCAATCGTATTCTTACTATGGACTTGCATGCAGATCAAATCCAAGGATTCTTTCATATTCCGGTAGACCATCTTTACTTTTCTCCCGTACTTGCGGAATACATCAATTCCTTGAAACTGGACGATTTGGTAATTGTCTCGCCGGATTCAGGTGGTGCGGAAAGAGCTCGTAACTTTGGAAAAAAAGTGAACGGGTCTCTCGCGATCATAGACAAGCGACGCCCCAAAGCCAATGAGTCCGTCGTAATGAATGTGATAGGCGACATAAAAGACAAACATTGTCTGATCTTGGATGATATGATCGATACTGGGGGAACCATTGCAAAAGCGGCAAATGCTCTTTATGATAATGGTGCAAAATCCGTAATGTGTTGTGCCACTCATGCGGTTCTTTCCGGAGAGGCTCCGGAAAAGCTCAACGGAGCGAAATTCGAACAGATTGTTTTATCAAATTCCATTGCGGTACCCGAGACAAAGAAAATAAATCACTTGAAAACGCTCTCTATCGCCCCACTCTTTGCTAAAGCAATCGAAAGGATTCACAATGAGGAATCCATCTCTAGTCTGTTTTCATAA
- a CDS encoding sugar phosphate nucleotidyltransferase — translation MNNETTVTAVILAAGKGTRMKSELPKVAVVLNESPLLIHVLQNIENANIRRKVVVVGYRKDIVTSIAEKFPGVEFAEQTEQLGTGHAVISAEKNLQPHKGYILVACGDAPLISASSFKELIQLHKDNHYSATVLSAKMEDPTGYGRIIRSSDDGSLLRIVEQKDATPEEKAVNEVNTGTYCFTAEHLFDALKSIGNDNAQKEYYLTDVIKIFRSQGKKVGALTLKNALESHGINSPEDLEKAKQYIDKGLVGV, via the coding sequence ATGAACAATGAAACGACTGTAACTGCTGTTATATTGGCGGCGGGGAAAGGCACTCGAATGAAGAGTGAGCTCCCCAAGGTTGCGGTTGTACTGAACGAATCTCCACTTTTAATCCACGTTCTACAAAATATAGAAAATGCCAACATCCGACGTAAAGTTGTAGTGGTTGGTTATCGCAAAGATATAGTTACCTCCATCGCCGAAAAATTTCCCGGCGTCGAATTTGCGGAGCAAACGGAACAATTAGGAACGGGTCACGCTGTAATTTCAGCGGAAAAAAATCTACAACCTCACAAGGGTTATATTCTGGTTGCTTGCGGTGATGCACCCCTGATTTCCGCATCTTCCTTTAAAGAACTCATCCAACTTCATAAAGATAATCATTATTCTGCGACTGTCCTTTCCGCCAAAATGGAAGATCCTACGGGATACGGAAGGATCATTCGTTCTTCCGATGACGGTTCCCTACTCCGAATTGTAGAACAGAAAGACGCCACGCCGGAAGAAAAGGCGGTAAATGAAGTCAACACAGGAACCTACTGTTTTACAGCAGAACATTTGTTTGATGCCCTAAAAAGTATAGGCAATGACAATGCTCAAAAAGAATATTATCTCACCGATGTGATTAAGATTTTCCGTTCCCAAGGCAAAAAAGTGGGCGCACTCACTCTTAAGAATGCTTTGGAAAGTCACGGAATCAATTCCCCGGAAGATTTAGAAAAAGCAAAACAATATATAGATAAAGGTTTAGTTGGTGTATGA
- a CDS encoding 4-(cytidine 5'-diphospho)-2-C-methyl-D-erythritol kinase has product MTISPAKINLGLEIPFKREDGYHEIRSIFLRTNFGDDFQVETFPLSNLQIPEFQLVSENQLPQTKQALFEAVSERGNLTKNILYKSYFTVFPHLKEPEGIRVRLTKRIPPEGGVGGGSSNAGSLLKFLFSKTSLNQDEQIALAKSIGADVPFFLQENHCIVTGIGENLESVQVAKGHGVLAIPSYSLSTKSMYDGLQRSLQNTHDSKVWKTLTEDVVRSLRVGDWTSLNGKLENDFEKIAFQVHPDLKELKSGILQEGAVYSSLSGSGSCFFGLVAEERDQLPLLNSLKSRFPEMDFRSFSF; this is encoded by the coding sequence ATGACGATCTCTCCCGCAAAAATCAATTTAGGTTTAGAGATTCCTTTCAAAAGAGAAGATGGTTATCATGAGATCAGAAGTATTTTCCTTAGAACAAACTTCGGAGACGACTTCCAAGTAGAAACCTTTCCTCTTTCCAACCTTCAAATACCGGAATTTCAGCTTGTTTCCGAAAACCAGCTCCCACAAACAAAACAAGCGCTATTCGAAGCAGTATCCGAACGTGGAAACCTAACAAAAAATATACTATACAAATCCTATTTTACCGTTTTTCCCCACCTCAAAGAACCCGAAGGCATCCGGGTCCGTTTGACAAAACGAATTCCTCCCGAAGGTGGCGTGGGAGGAGGAAGCTCCAACGCAGGCAGCTTACTCAAATTCCTATTTTCCAAAACCTCCCTGAACCAAGACGAACAAATCGCGCTCGCCAAATCAATCGGCGCCGATGTTCCCTTTTTTTTGCAGGAAAACCACTGCATTGTCACGGGAATTGGTGAGAATTTAGAGTCCGTTCAGGTCGCAAAAGGGCATGGAGTTCTTGCCATCCCCTCCTATTCTTTATCTACCAAATCAATGTACGACGGACTTCAAAGAAGTTTACAAAATACCCACGATTCAAAAGTATGGAAAACTCTGACAGAGGATGTGGTTAGAAGTCTTCGAGTCGGGGATTGGACAAGCCTAAACGGCAAACTAGAGAATGATTTTGAAAAAATCGCTTTCCAGGTTCATCCCGATTTAAAGGAATTGAAATCAGGAATTTTACAAGAGGGAGCGGTTTACTCTTCTCTTTCCGGTTCTGGTTCTTGCTTTTTCGGCTTAGTTGCAGAAGAACGAGATCAGTTGCCATTGTTAAACTCACTGAAATCCCGATTTCCAGAAATGGATTTCCGATCCTTCTCTTTTTAG
- a CDS encoding WYL domain-containing protein has translation MNPATLRAASKLNLIRILSVHPDGLSLEDLQKITGHKSIGDLKRELGELFMIEMYPYSPQDCVEVDYDGEKVKIKLPIALDKALPLSPDEWILLRDILSNKDESVAATNSDQKQISESILNKINSVIPSGTWEPHSIIRKKISDNIQNAKIIRLEYWKRNTKDKETRTVHPWILWEENDSYLLGFDLEKQDFRAFRLDCILEVTETNQETKSLPDGAKDWLNGFVQLLTSKESVNEATALIYCTDSAAFHLGQKLPLKPISESKQFFDRNYDAYEVPIREENWFVNTILGYGNSIILKSPGNLRKRILQSLEKANSIFVS, from the coding sequence TTGAACCCAGCAACGCTTCGTGCCGCATCCAAACTCAATTTAATCAGGATTCTTTCCGTACACCCTGACGGATTGAGTTTGGAAGACTTGCAAAAGATCACCGGTCATAAATCCATCGGTGATCTCAAACGAGAATTAGGCGAACTTTTCATGATAGAAATGTACCCCTATTCTCCACAGGATTGTGTTGAAGTAGATTACGACGGCGAAAAAGTAAAAATCAAACTTCCCATCGCCTTGGACAAGGCACTTCCTCTTTCTCCCGACGAATGGATTTTACTCCGAGATATCCTATCTAACAAAGACGAATCCGTCGCCGCAACGAACTCCGACCAAAAACAAATTTCAGAATCGATTTTAAACAAAATCAATTCGGTAATTCCTTCCGGAACATGGGAACCTCACTCAATCATTCGCAAAAAAATTTCAGACAACATTCAAAACGCGAAAATCATTCGATTGGAATATTGGAAAAGAAATACAAAGGATAAAGAAACAAGAACAGTACATCCTTGGATTCTTTGGGAAGAAAATGATTCCTATCTTTTGGGATTTGATTTGGAAAAACAGGATTTCAGAGCATTTCGATTGGACTGTATTTTGGAAGTCACGGAAACAAACCAGGAAACAAAATCATTACCGGATGGCGCCAAAGACTGGTTAAATGGATTTGTTCAACTCCTCACATCAAAAGAATCTGTAAACGAAGCCACTGCTTTGATTTACTGCACGGATTCCGCAGCATTTCACTTGGGACAAAAATTACCTTTAAAGCCGATTTCGGAATCCAAACAATTTTTTGACCGGAATTATGATGCTTATGAAGTTCCCATCCGGGAAGAAAACTGGTTTGTAAATACAATCTTGGGTTATGGAAATAGTATTATCCTAAAATCACCCGGAAATCTCCGAAAAAGAATCCTCCAAAGCTTGGAAAAAGCTAACTCCATCTTCGTATCATAA
- a CDS encoding ACP S-malonyltransferase, with amino-acid sequence MTTPKLLSSFSSQSQKFFLQFGGQGSPYLKELAKLYQEPELKEFFDVSFRTTDEIAARDGKSPFLNEGFNFKAWLENPDSAPSEDYLARAPISVPGIFMTQIANYVLVTKKGYPTADLIKTTGGISGHSQGVIAGALVGLGKEGSDFLKAYSDFLKFVFYLGFNGQKVYPDFTISAEIAQGNEANGDKNPAPMAAVIGYSKDELEDRVKQTNESLGLTGQNTIYISLYNTPDSMILSALPSSLLAFRSKWKAEMDEKKFKFVYLKTTAPFHCPFMNSSLPGFVKEDAEVVPFPYNGSDLKVPVYSIFDGHNLQKDGNLRDILFKMVLIEPLYWDLAIAPIWNDASIQAIIDFGPSVVSQRLTGGHLKAKNIEKQSLCASNAKELKAILEV; translated from the coding sequence ATGACTACTCCGAAACTTCTCTCTAGTTTTTCCTCTCAATCTCAGAAATTTTTTTTGCAGTTTGGAGGACAAGGCTCACCTTATTTAAAGGAGCTTGCCAAACTATACCAAGAACCTGAATTAAAAGAATTTTTTGACGTATCTTTCCGAACTACCGACGAAATCGCAGCACGCGATGGAAAAAGCCCTTTCCTCAATGAAGGTTTCAATTTCAAAGCTTGGTTGGAAAATCCGGATTCGGCTCCTTCGGAAGATTATCTGGCACGCGCACCGATCTCCGTTCCCGGAATTTTCATGACCCAAATTGCAAACTATGTTTTAGTTACAAAAAAAGGTTATCCTACTGCTGATCTTATCAAAACGACAGGAGGAATCAGCGGACATAGTCAAGGTGTCATCGCAGGTGCGTTAGTTGGTCTAGGAAAAGAAGGAAGCGATTTTTTAAAAGCATACAGCGATTTTTTGAAATTTGTTTTTTATCTTGGATTTAACGGACAAAAAGTTTATCCTGATTTCACAATCTCTGCGGAAATTGCACAAGGAAACGAAGCCAACGGGGACAAAAATCCTGCTCCCATGGCAGCAGTCATCGGTTATTCCAAAGACGAATTGGAAGACAGAGTGAAACAAACCAACGAATCACTCGGACTCACCGGTCAAAATACAATCTATATCTCTTTGTACAATACTCCTGATTCTATGATTCTTTCCGCACTTCCTTCTTCCTTGCTTGCCTTCCGTTCCAAATGGAAAGCGGAAATGGATGAGAAAAAATTCAAATTCGTTTATCTGAAAACTACAGCACCTTTTCACTGCCCGTTTATGAATTCTTCTCTTCCAGGATTTGTGAAAGAAGATGCTGAAGTGGTTCCATTCCCTTACAACGGAAGCGATTTGAAAGTTCCGGTTTATAGCATCTTCGACGGCCACAACTTACAAAAAGACGGAAACCTTCGCGATATCCTGTTCAAAATGGTCTTGATTGAGCCGCTTTACTGGGATTTGGCGATCGCTCCTATCTGGAACGATGCAAGCATCCAAGCAATCATCGACTTCGGACCAAGTGTTGTTTCCCAAAGATTGACCGGCGGTCATTTGAAAGCAAAAAACATCGAAAAACAATCGCTATGTGCATCGAATGCAAAGGAACTAAAAGCGATTTTAGAAGTTTAA
- a CDS encoding S8 family peptidase: MFQLLVTICLAASFIFCLFQCQIKDKKSDKNATLWLNQLVLSNKSTAPYSPETCSPITAPNDSLFSYQWHLKNTGQAMYSSLHPAGVSGNDINVVPTWSLGLSGKGTLVSIVDDGAVLEHEDLQPNATGSSVNFLHGTNGLASNDPGGNLANHGTSVAGIISARGGNNLGITGVAPCSEFLVYNYLSKSNDSNMTRSLTENKSVFVSNNSWGSADGSGNYQKAPNSFYTAIESGIANNRNGKGTVYVWAAGNGAGTLGEPVGTEVDNSNYDGYTSHYGTIAVAGALNTGVRAAFSEKGANLWLTAYTGRDGSNNTGITTTDNLGANSEWGYNPGGGDTSYPDTSSFNYTNRKYTSTFNGTSAAAPMVTGVVSLLLEKYPNFTWRDVKKILALSAKKIDSSNTSWVTTSPGIDFSTIYGFGAVDAEKTLQTAASWTTLGGSSSLKTWSTEGTISLAIDQSGSFSTQSVPISGSGITKIEFIKLILTSDHPNPGEIRIQIQSPTSPVVRILEIHEPHLCYSGEKKTLPTKDCLAMTDQIFGISGYLDFPADGTWKILIKDENNGTPTGNLTYYKIIFYGS, encoded by the coding sequence ATGTTTCAGTTGCTAGTGACAATCTGTTTAGCTGCCTCCTTTATCTTCTGCCTTTTCCAATGCCAAATCAAAGACAAAAAGTCCGACAAAAATGCAACTCTTTGGCTCAACCAACTAGTTCTCTCCAATAAAAGCACAGCTCCTTACTCCCCTGAAACTTGCAGCCCTATCACTGCCCCAAATGACAGTTTGTTTTCCTATCAATGGCATCTGAAGAATACCGGCCAAGCCATGTACTCCTCACTTCATCCTGCGGGCGTTTCCGGTAACGATATAAATGTGGTACCTACCTGGTCTCTGGGCCTCAGTGGCAAAGGAACCCTTGTTTCCATAGTGGATGATGGTGCCGTTCTGGAACACGAAGACCTACAACCGAATGCGACCGGTTCCAGCGTCAATTTTTTACACGGAACAAACGGGCTCGCGTCCAATGACCCAGGAGGAAATCTCGCCAACCATGGAACCTCAGTCGCGGGGATCATCTCCGCAAGGGGAGGAAATAACTTAGGAATTACCGGAGTCGCCCCTTGTTCCGAGTTCTTAGTTTATAATTATCTCTCTAAAAGTAATGATTCTAATATGACCCGATCGCTTACCGAAAACAAATCCGTATTCGTCTCCAATAACAGTTGGGGCAGCGCAGACGGATCGGGCAATTACCAAAAAGCACCTAATTCGTTTTATACGGCAATCGAATCCGGGATTGCAAATAACCGGAACGGAAAAGGTACTGTTTATGTTTGGGCCGCCGGTAACGGCGCAGGTACGTTAGGAGAACCGGTAGGAACGGAAGTGGACAATTCCAATTATGACGGTTATACAAGTCACTATGGAACCATTGCGGTGGCCGGTGCATTAAATACAGGTGTCCGAGCGGCCTTTTCCGAAAAAGGTGCCAATCTATGGCTAACTGCTTATACGGGAAGGGACGGAAGCAATAACACAGGCATCACCACCACGGACAATCTGGGTGCAAATTCGGAATGGGGCTACAATCCCGGAGGAGGAGATACCTCCTACCCGGACACTTCAAGTTTTAATTATACGAATAGGAAATATACATCCACATTCAACGGAACATCTGCAGCAGCTCCTATGGTGACCGGAGTCGTATCCCTTCTCTTGGAAAAATATCCGAACTTCACTTGGCGGGATGTTAAAAAAATCTTAGCCTTATCCGCAAAAAAAATAGATTCATCTAATACCAGTTGGGTGACAACGAGTCCCGGAATCGATTTCAGTACCATATACGGATTCGGCGCGGTAGATGCGGAAAAAACACTCCAAACCGCTGCTAGTTGGACAACCCTAGGCGGTTCCTCGAGCCTCAAGACTTGGTCCACGGAAGGAACAATCAGCCTTGCGATCGACCAGTCCGGAAGTTTCAGTACCCAATCCGTTCCCATTTCCGGCTCGGGAATCACAAAAATCGAATTCATCAAACTGATTCTGACTTCCGATCATCCAAATCCTGGAGAGATTCGCATTCAAATCCAATCTCCAACAAGTCCTGTTGTTCGCATATTGGAAATCCATGAACCACATCTCTGTTATTCGGGAGAAAAAAAAACATTACCAACAAAAGATTGTTTGGCGATGACCGATCAGATTTTCGGCATTTCCGGTTATCTGGATTTTCCTGCGGACGGGACTTGGAAAATTCTGATCAAAGACGAAAACAACGGAACCCCGACAGGCAATCTGACCTATTATAAAATCATATTTTACGGTTCCTAA
- a CDS encoding PilZ domain-containing protein, with protein sequence MKPNHYTEIPANFTLNLEVLADYDIHKHISARGITFIHPTPFDVSAIVKVSLKMISLTGSVDFLVKVLKCTKSEGEKLYELHCNFYDTNAEKEDEVLGFIKSF encoded by the coding sequence ATGAAACCAAATCATTACACAGAAATTCCCGCCAATTTCACTTTGAACCTAGAGGTTTTGGCAGATTACGATATTCACAAACACATCAGCGCAAGGGGCATTACCTTTATTCACCCGACCCCTTTTGATGTTTCTGCGATTGTTAAAGTATCTTTAAAGATGATTTCTTTGACCGGATCGGTTGATTTTTTAGTGAAGGTACTGAAATGCACCAAATCGGAAGGTGAAAAGTTGTATGAATTGCATTGCAATTTTTATGATACGAATGCGGAAAAAGAAGATGAGGTTTTGGGCTTTATAAAAAGTTTTTAA
- a CDS encoding M23 family metallopeptidase yields the protein MENPKFGYRFHLGEDWNYIGGGDSDFGSPIYSIANGIVSLTADYGGGWGKIVRIVHKHPSPEKGQFFFIESLYAHLYTIEVEPGQMVRKGEWIGTIGDAGGSYPSHLHFEIRAGFGSALGGGYSFGTDGFFSPTKFLIAQVSKEKLMNEDQFAPALEKSLAP from the coding sequence GTGGAGAACCCTAAATTCGGTTATCGATTTCACCTGGGAGAAGATTGGAATTATATAGGAGGGGGAGACTCCGATTTCGGTTCACCTATTTACTCTATTGCTAATGGAATTGTCAGTCTAACAGCTGATTATGGAGGAGGATGGGGGAAAATAGTACGAATTGTTCACAAACATCCAAGTCCCGAAAAAGGTCAGTTCTTCTTTATTGAATCCCTTTACGCACACCTATACACTATAGAAGTCGAACCGGGTCAAATGGTTAGAAAAGGAGAATGGATAGGAACAATCGGAGATGCAGGAGGAAGTTACCCGTCTCACCTGCACTTTGAAATCAGGGCAGGTTTTGGATCGGCATTAGGTGGAGGTTATTCCTTTGGAACGGACGGCTTTTTTTCTCCTACAAAGTTTTTAATAGCGCAAGTTTCGAAAGAAAAACTAATGAACGAAGATCAATTTGCTCCGGCTCTGGAAAAATCTTTGGCGCCTTAA